The following are encoded in a window of Fretibacter rubidus genomic DNA:
- the lepB gene encoding signal peptidase I: MTSKTDVPAPNEQTGPEPKASLKDRIIEELKFLIGLFAFITVFFTLVWGHYKIPSESMQPTLEVGDHLYVSKFAYGYSKYSLPFGLSKLPVPSGKIFSRTPKRGDVVVFSHPRTDMIMIKRVIGLPGDTINIKAGRLELNGAIIERETVSNYLYRQHTGSVVGVDVYNEILPGQKDSHVIYEQSDSYALDDVGPFTVPEGHVFMMGDNRDNSVDSRAPSGPGMVPLERLIGRADLMMFSFKKCDKSEGLYCPPRRWALGL; this comes from the coding sequence ATGACATCCAAGACCGACGTTCCGGCGCCCAATGAGCAGACGGGCCCAGAGCCAAAAGCCAGTTTAAAAGACAGGATCATAGAGGAGCTGAAATTCCTTATTGGTCTTTTTGCTTTTATTACCGTGTTTTTCACACTGGTCTGGGGCCATTATAAAATACCCAGTGAAAGTATGCAGCCCACATTAGAGGTCGGCGACCATCTTTATGTGTCAAAATTTGCCTATGGCTATTCCAAATATTCGCTGCCCTTTGGCCTGTCAAAACTACCCGTGCCATCAGGCAAAATATTCTCGCGCACACCCAAACGCGGCGATGTCGTTGTCTTTAGTCACCCGCGCACAGATATGATCATGATTAAGCGCGTCATCGGACTGCCCGGTGACACAATCAATATCAAAGCGGGACGGCTGGAGTTAAACGGTGCGATTATTGAACGCGAAACAGTGAGTAATTACCTATACCGTCAACATACGGGCAGCGTTGTTGGCGTTGATGTTTATAATGAAATACTGCCCGGTCAAAAAGATAGCCACGTTATTTACGAACAATCTGACAGCTATGCTTTGGATGATGTTGGTCCGTTTACAGTGCCGGAAGGACATGTCTTTATGATGGGCGATAACCGCGATAATAGCGTGGATAGTCGCGCACCGTCTGGTCCTGGCATGGTACCATTAGAACGCCTGATTGGGCGGGCTGATTTAATGATGTTCAGCTTTAAAAAATGCGATAAATCCGAAGGACTTTATTGTCCACCGCGGCGCTGGGCGCTCGGTCTTTAG